A single region of the Streptomyces sp. ITFR-16 genome encodes:
- the bioB gene encoding biotin synthase BioB, translated as MDLLNTLVDKGLRRELPTREEALAVLATPDDELLDVVAAAGKVRRQWFGRRVKLNYLVNLKSGLCPEDCSYCSQRLGSKAEILKYTWLKPDEASKAAAAGVAGGAKRVCLVASGRGPTDRDVDRVSQTIEAIKEQNEGVEVCACLGLLSDGQADRLRSAGADAYNHNLNTSEGTYGDITTTHTYADRVETVHQAQAAGLSACSGLIAGMGESDADLVDVVFALRELDPDSVPVNFLIPFEGTPLAKEWNLTPQRCLRILAMVRFVCPDVEVRLAGGREVHLRSMQPLALHLVNSIFLGDYLTSEGQAGQADLDMIADAGFEVEGAGTTTLPRHRAEAGGGCGSHSGGCEPCGDGPAAEAAPAAAQDAEVPGARTDLVAVRRRGAGTDLAPNA; from the coding sequence ATGGACCTCCTGAACACGCTGGTGGACAAGGGGCTGCGGCGTGAGCTGCCGACCCGTGAAGAAGCGCTCGCCGTACTGGCGACCCCGGACGACGAACTGCTCGACGTGGTGGCCGCGGCCGGAAAGGTGCGCCGTCAGTGGTTCGGGCGGCGGGTGAAGCTGAACTATCTGGTCAATCTGAAGTCCGGGCTCTGCCCCGAGGACTGCTCGTACTGTTCGCAGCGGCTCGGCTCCAAGGCCGAGATCCTCAAGTACACCTGGCTGAAGCCGGACGAGGCGTCGAAGGCCGCCGCCGCGGGCGTGGCCGGGGGCGCCAAGCGCGTCTGTCTGGTGGCCAGCGGCCGCGGCCCGACCGACCGGGACGTCGACCGGGTGTCGCAGACCATCGAGGCCATCAAGGAGCAGAACGAGGGTGTCGAGGTGTGCGCCTGCCTCGGTCTGCTCTCCGACGGGCAGGCCGACCGGCTGCGGTCGGCGGGCGCCGACGCGTACAACCACAACCTCAACACGTCCGAGGGGACGTACGGGGACATCACGACCACCCACACCTACGCGGACCGGGTGGAGACGGTGCACCAGGCGCAGGCGGCGGGGCTCTCCGCGTGCTCCGGGCTGATCGCCGGGATGGGCGAGAGCGACGCCGACCTGGTCGATGTGGTCTTCGCGCTGCGCGAGCTCGACCCGGACTCGGTTCCGGTCAACTTCCTCATCCCGTTCGAGGGGACCCCGCTCGCCAAGGAGTGGAACCTGACGCCGCAGCGCTGCCTGCGGATCCTGGCGATGGTGCGGTTCGTCTGCCCGGACGTGGAGGTTCGGCTCGCGGGCGGGCGCGAGGTGCATCTGCGCTCGATGCAGCCGCTGGCCCTTCACCTGGTCAACTCGATCTTCCTGGGCGACTATCTGACCAGTGAGGGCCAGGCGGGCCAGGCGGACCTGGACATGATCGCGGACGCCGGGTTCGAGGTCGAGGGCGCCGGGACGACGACGCTCCCCCGCCACCGTGCCGAGGCGGGCGGCGGCTGCGGTTCCCACTCCGGCGGCTGCGAGCCCTGCGGCGACGGCCCCGCGGCCGAGGCGGCGCCCGCCGCCGCGCAGGACGCCGAGGTGCCGGGGGCCCGCACGGATCTGGTGGCGGTCCGCCGCCGCGGCGCGGGGACGGATCTCGCACCCAATGCCTGA
- a CDS encoding adenosylmethionine--8-amino-7-oxononanoate transaminase — translation MPEPRSPAGLRALDRAHVWHPYGPMPGRQEPLVVASASGVRLRLAEPAHGQSELVDGMSSWWSAVHGYNHPVLNEAARDQLDRMSHVMFGGLTHEPAVRLAARLVEITPEPLQHVFLADSGSVSVEVAVKMCLQYWRSAGRPAKQRLLTWRGGYHGDTWQPMSVCDPEGGMHELWSGALPRQVFADEPPAGFDAEPDPAYAAHLRELIAHHADELAAVIVEPVVQGAGGMRFHSPAYLRVLREACDASGVLLVFDEIATGFGRTGQLFAAGHAGVSPDVMCVGKALTGGYLTMAATLCTSEVADGISRGEVPVLAHGPTFMGNPLASAVACASIDLLLGQDWEQEVKRIGAGLREGLAAAEGLPGVRDVRVLGAIGVVQLDHDVDMEAATRAAVREGVWLRPFRDLVYTMPPYVTGDDDVARICRAVCAAAREG, via the coding sequence ATGCCTGAGCCGCGCTCCCCCGCCGGGCTCCGGGCCCTGGACCGGGCGCACGTCTGGCATCCGTACGGCCCCATGCCGGGCCGGCAGGAGCCGCTGGTCGTGGCGTCCGCGTCCGGGGTCCGGCTCAGGCTCGCCGAACCCGCCCACGGGCAGAGCGAGTTGGTCGACGGCATGTCGTCGTGGTGGTCGGCCGTGCACGGCTACAACCACCCGGTGCTGAACGAGGCGGCCCGCGACCAGCTGGACCGGATGAGCCATGTGATGTTCGGCGGGCTCACCCATGAGCCCGCCGTGCGGCTGGCGGCCCGGCTGGTCGAGATCACTCCGGAGCCGTTGCAGCACGTCTTCCTCGCCGACTCGGGCTCCGTGTCGGTCGAGGTCGCCGTGAAGATGTGCCTGCAGTACTGGCGCTCGGCGGGCCGCCCGGCCAAGCAGCGGCTGCTGACCTGGCGCGGCGGGTACCACGGGGACACCTGGCAGCCGATGTCGGTGTGCGACCCCGAGGGCGGCATGCACGAGCTGTGGTCGGGTGCGCTGCCCCGGCAGGTCTTCGCCGACGAGCCGCCGGCAGGTTTCGACGCGGAGCCCGATCCGGCGTACGCGGCGCATCTGCGCGAGCTGATCGCGCACCACGCCGACGAACTGGCGGCCGTGATCGTGGAGCCGGTGGTACAGGGCGCCGGCGGGATGCGGTTCCACTCCCCCGCGTATCTGCGGGTGCTGCGCGAGGCGTGCGACGCGTCCGGTGTGCTGCTGGTGTTCGACGAGATCGCGACGGGCTTCGGACGTACGGGACAGCTCTTCGCGGCCGGGCACGCCGGGGTCTCGCCGGATGTGATGTGCGTGGGCAAGGCGCTGACCGGCGGCTATCTGACGATGGCGGCGACCCTGTGCACGAGCGAGGTGGCCGACGGGATCTCGCGCGGCGAGGTCCCGGTGCTCGCCCACGGTCCGACGTTCATGGGCAATCCGCTCGCCTCCGCCGTGGCCTGCGCCTCCATCGACCTGCTGCTCGGGCAGGACTGGGAGCAGGAGGTCAAGCGGATCGGTGCCGGTCTGCGCGAGGGGCTGGCGGCGGCGGAGGGTCTGCCGGGCGTCCGGGACGTCCGGGTGCTGGGCGCCATCGGAGTCGTGCAGCTCGATCACGACGTGGACATGGAGGCGGCGACCCGGGCGGCGGTGCGCGAGGGCGTGTGGCTGCGGCCGTTCCGCGACCTCGTCTACACGATGCCGCCGTATGTGACGGGTGACGACGATGTGGCGCGGATCTGCCGTGCCGTGTGCGCGGCGGCTCGGGAGGGCTGA
- a CDS encoding fic family toxin-antitoxin system, toxin component — translation MNLRIQLSWLLMVAEHKTPGDPQVTDWGALVAAVARHEAEIFGSPVYSDPHSRAASLLQLLLHVPALERSNAMFASAVAYGYLVASGLKVITSPEQVRDLALLVKEGKADVRAIADELRQWSL, via the coding sequence TTGAACCTCCGGATCCAGCTTTCCTGGCTGCTCATGGTCGCCGAGCACAAGACACCCGGTGACCCGCAGGTGACCGACTGGGGAGCGCTGGTCGCCGCGGTCGCCCGCCATGAGGCGGAGATCTTCGGCAGCCCCGTCTACAGCGACCCGCACTCCCGGGCGGCCTCGCTGCTCCAGCTGCTGCTGCATGTGCCGGCGCTGGAGCGCTCCAACGCCATGTTCGCCTCGGCCGTCGCGTACGGGTATCTCGTCGCGTCGGGCCTGAAGGTCATCACCTCGCCCGAGCAGGTGCGTGATCTGGCGCTGCTGGTCAAGGAGGGCAAGGCGGACGTCCGCGCCATCGCGGACGAGCTGCGCCAGTGGAGCCTGTGA
- a CDS encoding hemolysin family protein, with the protein MTEVLLLLVAVLLSLACGAFVAAEFSLTTVERGQLEQAVEDGERGATSALKAVRSLTFQLSGAQLGITVTNLVVGMLSEPSIAKLIRGPVEAVGLSSGVASSVALVIGTALSTVFLMVVGELVPKNWAISSPLAVAKTVATPQRAFTAVFRPFISHLNNTANRIVRRFGLEPAEELASARSPQELVALARHSAKAGALEADTAELFVRTLNLAELTAENVMTPRVQVTALEVRATAEDVANATRATGLSRFPVYRGSLDTVVGVAHIKDVLAIPAEQRPRKRVSEMLREPLLVPETLTVDRLLDRLSGKLAMAVVIDEYGGTAGVVTLEDIVEEVVGEVRDEHDPHETPDLAPAGEDADGRTLWSADGAARTDQLETIGLRVPDGPYETLAGLIATEVGRIPAVGDSIELAGWRLDVVDASGRRAARALLHAPLPGSHQPSEDER; encoded by the coding sequence ATGACCGAAGTGCTCCTGCTGCTCGTGGCGGTACTGCTCTCCCTTGCCTGCGGCGCCTTCGTCGCGGCGGAGTTCTCCCTGACCACGGTCGAGCGCGGCCAGCTCGAACAGGCCGTAGAAGACGGTGAGCGCGGCGCCACGAGCGCCTTGAAGGCCGTACGCAGCCTCACCTTCCAGCTCTCCGGCGCCCAGCTGGGCATCACCGTCACCAACCTGGTGGTCGGCATGCTGTCCGAGCCGTCCATCGCCAAGCTGATCCGCGGCCCGGTGGAGGCCGTGGGCCTGTCGTCCGGCGTCGCGTCGTCCGTCGCGCTCGTCATCGGCACAGCCCTGTCCACCGTGTTCCTGATGGTGGTCGGCGAGCTCGTCCCGAAGAACTGGGCGATCTCCTCGCCGCTCGCCGTGGCCAAGACCGTCGCCACCCCGCAGCGGGCCTTCACCGCCGTCTTCCGGCCCTTCATCAGCCACCTCAACAACACGGCCAACCGGATCGTGCGCCGCTTCGGCCTCGAACCCGCCGAGGAGCTGGCCTCGGCTCGCAGCCCGCAGGAGCTGGTGGCGCTGGCCCGGCACTCGGCCAAGGCGGGCGCGCTGGAGGCGGACACCGCCGAGCTCTTCGTCCGCACCCTGAACCTGGCGGAGCTGACCGCGGAGAACGTGATGACCCCCCGGGTGCAGGTCACCGCCCTGGAGGTCCGGGCGACCGCGGAGGACGTCGCCAACGCCACCCGGGCCACCGGCCTCTCCCGGTTCCCCGTGTACCGGGGCAGCCTCGACACCGTCGTGGGCGTCGCCCACATCAAGGACGTCCTGGCGATCCCCGCCGAGCAGCGTCCCCGCAAGCGGGTCTCCGAGATGCTGCGCGAACCGCTGCTCGTCCCGGAGACCCTGACCGTGGACCGCTTGCTCGACCGGCTGTCCGGCAAGCTCGCCATGGCGGTCGTCATCGACGAGTACGGCGGCACGGCGGGCGTCGTGACGCTGGAGGACATCGTCGAGGAGGTCGTCGGAGAGGTACGGGACGAGCACGACCCGCACGAGACACCGGACCTCGCACCGGCCGGTGAGGACGCCGACGGGCGCACCCTGTGGTCGGCCGACGGCGCGGCCCGCACCGACCAGCTGGAGACTATCGGGCTGAGGGTGCCGGACGGACCGTACGAGACCCTCGCCGGGCTGATCGCCACGGAGGTGGGCCGCATTCCCGCCGTGGGCGACTCGATCGAGCTGGCCGGCTGGCGGCTGGACGTCGTCGACGCCTCCGGGCGCCGCGCCGCGCGAGCGCTGCTGCACGCGCCGCTGCCCGGTTCCCACCAGCCGTCGGAGGACGAACGATGA
- a CDS encoding cytochrome P450: MTLSTTFRSRLTARLGRSYLARIQKHGLGSSTIKLLPEELLRPLRRDGLDPVLRPAGGGAVAPVSKVELPFGMDAWVVTGYEASKAVLGSADGFSTDFAHLAGNAGIAAEHSPGGLGFSDPPVHTRLRRILTPEFTMRRLRRLTPRIDAIVEERLDAMAAAPGPVDLVHEFALPVPSLTICELLGVPYEDRKDFQQLAMDRFDLFGGATAPFGVMSESLEYFREVVRAQRKKPGDGLLGMIVREHGDTVDDEELAGLADGVLTGGFETTASTIALGSLVLLRNEDVLTRLRTDDSVTAPFVEEVLRYLSAVQIAFPRFARRDIEVAGVVIPRGDMVLCSLSGANRDPLYVTDDGHFDVDRTTPAGHLAFGHGIHRCIGAELARMELRAAYPALARRFPGMRLAVRPQDLSFRKLSIVYGVESLPVHLR; the protein is encoded by the coding sequence GTGACATTGAGTACGACGTTCCGTTCCCGCCTCACCGCCCGGCTCGGGCGAAGCTACCTGGCGAGGATCCAGAAGCACGGGCTCGGCTCCTCCACGATCAAGCTGCTGCCCGAGGAACTGCTGAGGCCGTTGCGGAGGGACGGCCTGGATCCGGTGCTCCGGCCCGCCGGGGGCGGGGCGGTCGCGCCGGTGTCCAAGGTGGAGCTGCCGTTCGGCATGGACGCCTGGGTGGTCACGGGCTACGAGGCGTCGAAGGCGGTGCTCGGCTCCGCCGACGGCTTCAGCACCGACTTCGCCCATCTGGCGGGCAATGCGGGGATAGCCGCCGAACACAGCCCGGGCGGACTGGGTTTCAGCGATCCGCCGGTCCATACGCGGCTGCGCCGCATCCTCACCCCGGAATTCACCATGCGCCGCCTGCGGCGTCTGACGCCCAGGATCGACGCCATCGTCGAGGAACGCCTCGACGCGATGGCCGCCGCTCCGGGGCCGGTCGACCTGGTGCACGAATTCGCGCTGCCCGTCCCCTCCCTCACGATCTGCGAACTGCTCGGGGTGCCGTACGAGGACCGCAAGGACTTCCAGCAACTGGCCATGGACCGCTTCGACCTGTTCGGCGGGGCGACCGCGCCGTTCGGGGTCATGTCCGAGTCGCTGGAGTACTTCCGGGAGGTCGTCAGGGCGCAGCGGAAGAAGCCGGGTGACGGGCTGCTCGGCATGATCGTGCGGGAGCACGGGGACACCGTCGACGACGAGGAACTCGCCGGTCTCGCCGACGGTGTGCTCACCGGCGGATTCGAGACGACGGCCAGCACGATCGCGCTCGGCTCCCTCGTGCTGCTGCGCAACGAGGACGTCCTGACCCGGCTGCGCACGGACGACAGTGTGACGGCGCCCTTTGTCGAGGAGGTGCTGCGCTATCTGTCCGCCGTACAGATCGCCTTCCCCCGGTTCGCGCGCCGCGACATAGAGGTGGCCGGGGTGGTCATCCCGCGTGGCGACATGGTGCTCTGCTCGCTGAGCGGCGCCAACCGGGACCCCCTGTACGTCACGGACGACGGACACTTCGACGTGGACCGCACCACGCCTGCGGGACACCTCGCCTTCGGCCACGGCATCCACCGCTGCATCGGCGCCGAACTGGCCCGGATGGAACTGCGCGCCGCCTACCCGGCCCTCGCCAGGCGGTTCCCCGGGATGCGGCTCGCCGTGCGCCCGCAGGACCTCTCCTTCCGCAAGCTGTCGATCGTCTACGGCGTCGAGTCGCTCCCGGTCCATCTGCGCTGA
- a CDS encoding GNAT family N-acetyltransferase, translated as MSDLRIRCAALPDIDPVLRFWRTAAEGTSISDDHDGVARLLTRDPEALLIAERDNTLVGTVIAGFDGWRCSAYRLAVHPDHRRQGIATALLEAAEQRFAALGGRRVDAMVLEENERAHHAWGAAGYHREQHWRRWVKPL; from the coding sequence ATGAGTGATCTCCGCATCCGTTGTGCCGCCCTCCCCGACATAGACCCCGTGCTGCGCTTCTGGCGCACGGCGGCGGAAGGAACGAGCATCAGCGACGACCACGACGGGGTGGCCCGGCTTCTGACGCGCGACCCGGAGGCCCTGCTGATCGCGGAGCGCGATAACACGCTGGTCGGGACCGTCATCGCCGGGTTCGACGGATGGCGCTGCTCCGCCTACCGGCTGGCCGTGCACCCGGACCACCGCCGGCAGGGCATCGCCACGGCTCTTCTGGAGGCGGCGGAGCAGCGCTTCGCCGCGCTGGGCGGCCGACGGGTCGACGCCATGGTCCTGGAGGAGAACGAGCGCGCGCACCACGCGTGGGGCGCGGCCGGCTACCACCGAGAGCAGCACTGGCGCCGCTGGGTGAAGCCGCTCTAA
- a CDS encoding GDSL-type esterase/lipase family protein has product MEMNATYTSFVAVGDSFTEGMSDLLPDGSYRGWADVLATRLAGRTPGFRYANLAVRGKLIGQIVDEQVDVAAAMQADVVTLVGGLNDTLRPKCDMGMVRGRLEEAVERLAPSCKKLVLMRSPGRNGPVMERFRPRMEELFSLVDDLADRHGAQVVDLYGAPVLGDQRMWDVDRLHLTADGHRRVAEAVWQALGLPPEDDWQALLPAAIPPRWATRRVDDLRFARRHLFPWIGRRLTGRSSGDGRSGAHFSAELGRAFWVTPDETALSAPVAEWRRLDTAE; this is encoded by the coding sequence ATGGAAATGAATGCCACATACACCAGCTTTGTCGCGGTCGGCGACTCGTTCACCGAGGGCATGTCGGACCTGCTGCCGGACGGTTCGTACCGGGGCTGGGCCGATGTACTCGCCACCCGGCTCGCGGGCCGCACCCCGGGATTCCGGTACGCCAACCTCGCCGTGCGCGGGAAGCTGATCGGTCAGATCGTGGACGAGCAGGTGGACGTCGCGGCGGCCATGCAGGCGGACGTGGTGACGCTGGTCGGCGGCCTCAACGACACCCTGCGCCCCAAGTGCGACATGGGCATGGTGCGCGGGCGGCTGGAAGAGGCCGTGGAGCGCCTCGCCCCGTCGTGCAAGAAGCTGGTGCTGATGCGCAGCCCCGGGCGCAACGGTCCGGTGATGGAACGGTTCCGGCCGCGGATGGAGGAGCTGTTCTCCCTGGTCGACGATCTGGCCGACCGGCACGGCGCGCAGGTCGTCGACCTCTACGGCGCACCCGTGCTGGGAGACCAGCGGATGTGGGACGTCGACCGGCTGCATCTGACGGCCGACGGGCATCGCAGGGTGGCCGAGGCGGTCTGGCAGGCGTTGGGGCTGCCCCCGGAGGACGACTGGCAGGCGTTGCTGCCGGCCGCCATTCCGCCGCGCTGGGCCACCAGGCGCGTCGACGACCTGCGCTTCGCGCGCCGGCACCTGTTCCCCTGGATCGGACGGCGTCTGACCGGCCGCTCCTCGGGTGACGGCAGGTCGGGAGCGCATTTCAGCGCCGAGCTGGGCCGGGCCTTCTGGGTCACCCCCGACGAGACCGCTCTGTCGGCCCCGGTGGCCGAGTGGCGCCGGCTGGACACGGCCGAGTAG
- the bioD gene encoding dethiobiotin synthase, translated as MGVLVVTGTGTEIGKTIVTAAVAAASAGRRVAVLKPAQTGLEPGEPGDAAEVARLAGGHVTAVELARFPEPLAPATAARRAGMTPVRPYEIAEAAGKLAAEHDLVLVEGAGGLLVRFDDEGATLADAARLLAAPVLVVAPAGLGTLNSTALTAEALRARGLDCLGVVIGSMPADPGLAARCNVTDLPVAAGAPLLGAVPEGAGALAPADFRARAGSWLAESLGGHRPLG; from the coding sequence ATGGGCGTTCTGGTGGTGACCGGCACCGGCACGGAGATCGGCAAGACGATCGTGACGGCGGCCGTGGCGGCGGCCTCTGCGGGCCGCCGGGTGGCGGTGCTCAAACCGGCCCAGACGGGTCTGGAGCCGGGTGAGCCGGGAGACGCAGCCGAGGTGGCGCGGCTGGCGGGCGGCCATGTGACGGCCGTCGAACTGGCCCGCTTCCCGGAGCCGTTGGCGCCCGCGACGGCAGCCCGCCGGGCCGGGATGACGCCCGTGCGTCCGTACGAGATCGCCGAGGCGGCCGGGAAGCTGGCGGCGGAACACGATCTGGTGCTCGTCGAGGGCGCCGGCGGGCTGCTCGTACGGTTCGACGACGAGGGGGCGACGCTGGCGGACGCCGCACGGCTGCTGGCGGCGCCGGTCCTGGTGGTCGCCCCCGCAGGGCTGGGCACGCTCAACTCCACGGCACTGACTGCGGAGGCCCTGCGCGCCCGGGGGCTCGACTGCCTCGGAGTGGTGATCGGCAGCATGCCCGCCGACCCCGGTCTTGCGGCACGCTGCAATGTGACGGATCTGCCGGTGGCCGCAGGTGCGCCGCTGCTGGGCGCGGTCCCGGAGGGCGCGGGAGCGCTCGCTCCGGCTGACTTCCGTGCCCGGGCGGGGAGTTGGCTGGCCGAGTCGCTGGGCGGGCACCGGCCGCTGGGGTGA
- a CDS encoding hemolysin family protein yields MTAVQLFIGLLTLVVNAFFVGAEFALISVRRSQIEPQAEDGNRRARSVIWGLEHVSALLAAAQLGITLCTLVLGIVAEPAIAHLLEPVFDVVGVPHGLVHPISFVIALSVATYLHMLLGEMVPKNIALAEPVRTALLLGPPLVTLARALRPVIFAINAFANGLLKLLRVETKDEVSATFSDDELARLVKDAGDAGLVDDRAAERLHHALELGRRPVRDVVLPVDRVMYTRVGTTPEELERLSSETGFSRFPVMDSERRILGYLHVKDALDVTPRDMPFPVTAMRPIARVRAATPLDDVLTALRRSRTHLAAVLDEDDRLAGMVTMEDVLRELVGRPQSR; encoded by the coding sequence ATGACCGCCGTACAGCTCTTCATCGGTCTGCTGACCCTGGTGGTGAACGCGTTCTTCGTCGGAGCGGAGTTCGCCCTCATCTCCGTACGGCGCAGCCAGATCGAGCCGCAGGCGGAGGACGGGAACCGGCGGGCGCGCAGCGTCATCTGGGGGCTCGAACACGTCTCGGCCCTGCTCGCGGCGGCGCAGCTCGGCATCACGCTGTGCACCCTGGTCCTGGGTATCGTCGCCGAACCCGCGATCGCGCATCTGCTGGAGCCCGTCTTCGACGTCGTGGGCGTGCCGCACGGCCTGGTGCATCCGATCTCCTTCGTGATCGCGCTGTCGGTGGCCACGTACCTGCACATGCTGCTGGGCGAGATGGTGCCGAAGAACATCGCGCTGGCCGAGCCCGTACGGACCGCGCTGCTGCTCGGCCCGCCGCTGGTGACGCTGGCCCGGGCCCTGCGCCCGGTGATCTTCGCTATCAACGCCTTCGCCAACGGGCTGCTGAAGCTGTTGCGGGTCGAGACGAAGGACGAGGTGTCGGCCACCTTCTCGGACGACGAACTGGCCCGTCTGGTGAAGGACGCCGGCGACGCGGGCCTGGTCGACGACCGTGCCGCCGAACGGCTCCACCATGCCCTGGAGCTGGGCCGGAGGCCGGTGCGCGATGTGGTGCTTCCGGTGGACCGGGTGATGTACACCCGGGTCGGGACGACGCCGGAGGAGCTGGAGCGGCTCTCGTCCGAGACCGGGTTCTCGCGTTTCCCGGTGATGGACAGCGAGCGGCGGATCCTGGGCTACCTCCATGTGAAGGACGCCCTGGACGTCACACCCCGTGACATGCCGTTCCCGGTGACCGCGATGCGGCCGATCGCCCGGGTGCGGGCCGCCACCCCGCTCGACGACGTCCTGACCGCGCTGCGGCGCAGCCGTACACACCTGGCGGCGGTGCTCGACGAGGACGACCGGCTGGCCGGCATGGTGACCATGGAGGACGTGCTCCGGGAGCTGGTGGGGCGCCCGCAGTCCCGCTGA
- the purB gene encoding adenylosuccinate lyase gives MTAVSAKPRIPNVLAGRYASTELAVLWSPEQKVKLERQLWLAVLRAQKDLGIEVPDAALADYERVLDQVDLASIAEREKVTRHDVKARIEEFNALAGHEQVHKGMTSRDLTENVEQLQIRLSLELMRDRTVAVLARLGRLAGEYRELVIAGRSHNVAAQATTLGKRFATAADELLVAYGRLEDLLGRYPLRGIKGPVGTAQDMLDLLGGDAGKLAELEQRIAGHLGFAQAFTSVGQVYPRSLDYDVVTALVQLAAAPSSVAKTIRLMAGHELVTEGFKPGQVGSSAMPHKMNTRSCERVNGLMVILRGYASMTGELAGDQWNEGDVSCSVVRRVALPDAFFAFDGLVETFLTVLDEFGAFPAVVARELDRYLPFLATTKVLMGAVRAGVGREVAHEAIKENAVASALAMREQGTERNELLDKLAADERIPLNRAQLDELMADKLSFTGAAGDQVTALVSRIEEITKQHPEAAGYTPGSIL, from the coding sequence GTGACTGCTGTGTCTGCGAAGCCTCGCATCCCCAATGTCCTGGCCGGCCGCTACGCCTCCACGGAGCTGGCCGTCCTCTGGTCCCCCGAGCAGAAGGTGAAGCTGGAACGTCAGCTGTGGCTGGCGGTGCTGCGCGCCCAGAAGGACCTCGGGATCGAGGTGCCCGACGCCGCCCTCGCCGATTACGAGCGTGTCCTCGACCAGGTCGACCTGGCCTCGATCGCCGAGCGCGAGAAGGTCACCCGGCACGACGTCAAGGCCCGGATCGAGGAGTTCAACGCTCTCGCCGGCCATGAGCAGGTCCACAAGGGCATGACCTCCCGGGACCTCACCGAGAATGTCGAGCAGCTCCAGATCCGGCTCTCCCTGGAACTGATGCGTGACCGCACCGTGGCCGTCCTGGCCCGCCTCGGCAGGCTCGCCGGCGAGTACCGCGAGCTGGTCATCGCCGGGCGGTCCCACAACGTCGCCGCGCAGGCCACGACGCTCGGCAAGCGCTTCGCGACGGCGGCCGACGAGCTGCTGGTCGCCTACGGACGGCTCGAGGACCTGCTCGGCCGCTACCCTCTGCGCGGCATCAAGGGCCCCGTCGGCACGGCTCAGGACATGCTCGACCTGCTGGGCGGCGACGCCGGGAAGCTCGCCGAGCTGGAGCAGCGCATCGCCGGGCACCTGGGCTTCGCGCAGGCCTTCACCTCGGTCGGTCAGGTCTACCCCCGTTCGCTCGACTACGACGTGGTGACCGCGCTGGTGCAGCTGGCCGCCGCGCCTTCCTCGGTCGCGAAGACCATCCGGCTGATGGCCGGCCACGAGCTGGTGACCGAGGGCTTCAAGCCGGGCCAGGTCGGCTCGTCCGCGATGCCGCACAAGATGAACACCCGCTCCTGCGAGCGCGTCAACGGCCTCATGGTGATCCTGCGCGGCTACGCCTCGATGACCGGCGAGCTGGCGGGCGACCAGTGGAACGAGGGCGACGTGTCCTGCTCCGTGGTACGCCGCGTGGCTCTGCCGGACGCGTTCTTCGCGTTCGACGGGCTGGTGGAGACCTTCCTGACGGTGCTCGACGAGTTCGGCGCCTTCCCCGCCGTCGTCGCCCGCGAGCTGGACCGCTACCTCCCCTTCCTCGCCACGACCAAGGTGCTGATGGGCGCGGTGCGTGCCGGCGTCGGCCGCGAGGTCGCCCACGAGGCCATCAAGGAGAACGCCGTCGCCTCCGCTCTCGCCATGCGCGAGCAGGGCACGGAGCGCAATGAACTGCTGGACAAGCTCGCAGCAGACGAGCGCATCCCGCTGAACCGGGCCCAGCTGGACGAACTCATGGCCGACAAGCTCTCCTTCACGGGCGCGGCGGGCGACCAGGTCACCGCACTCGTCTCCCGGATCGAGGAGATCACCAAGCAGCACCCGGAAGCCGCCGGGTACACGCCGGGCTCCATCCTCTGA